In Streptomyces alboniger, the following are encoded in one genomic region:
- a CDS encoding C40 family peptidase: MASHRRPKQPSRTRVTVLTATAAAAVALTSQGAAQAAPKPGKDEVKSKVDKLYEDAERATDKYNGAKEKQEKLEKQIGALQDKVASGQEELNDLRDGLGSMASAQYRSGGIDPSLQLFLSSDPDDYLDKASTLDQLSSQQVDSLKKIQKKQRDLAQQRKEAAGKLDDLADTRTELGKKKREVQAKLGEAQKLLNTLTAKEKSDLAAKEKQRASRAADRAADKPADLGKETPASGRGAAALSAAATQTGKPYVSGGTGPNSYDCSGLTQWAYAQAGVSITRTTYTQQNDGTRLGRGELKPGDLVFFNNLAHVGLYAGNGQVLHAPKPGAVVRYESMEYLGDFQFGVRVS, from the coding sequence GTGGCGTCCCACCGTCGACCCAAGCAGCCGAGCCGCACTCGCGTGACCGTGCTCACCGCGACCGCCGCCGCTGCCGTGGCCCTCACCTCGCAGGGTGCCGCCCAGGCCGCGCCGAAGCCGGGCAAGGACGAGGTCAAGTCCAAGGTCGACAAGCTCTACGAAGACGCGGAACGGGCCACCGACAAGTACAACGGGGCCAAGGAGAAGCAGGAGAAGCTGGAGAAGCAGATCGGCGCTCTCCAGGACAAGGTCGCCAGCGGCCAGGAAGAGCTGAACGACCTGCGCGACGGCCTCGGTTCGATGGCGAGCGCCCAGTACCGCTCCGGCGGCATCGACCCCTCCCTCCAGCTCTTCCTCTCCTCCGACCCGGACGACTACCTCGACAAGGCGTCCACCCTGGACCAGCTGAGCAGCCAGCAGGTCGACTCGCTCAAGAAGATCCAGAAGAAGCAGCGGGACCTCGCGCAGCAGCGCAAGGAGGCCGCGGGCAAGCTCGACGACCTCGCGGACACCCGCACGGAACTCGGCAAGAAGAAGCGGGAAGTCCAGGCCAAGCTCGGCGAGGCGCAGAAGCTCCTCAACACGCTGACGGCCAAGGAGAAGTCGGACCTGGCCGCCAAGGAGAAGCAGCGCGCGAGCCGTGCCGCCGACCGCGCCGCCGACAAGCCCGCGGACCTCGGCAAGGAGACCCCCGCCTCCGGCCGCGGCGCCGCCGCCCTGAGCGCCGCCGCCACCCAGACGGGCAAGCCGTACGTCTCCGGCGGCACCGGCCCCAACTCCTACGACTGCTCCGGGCTCACCCAGTGGGCGTACGCGCAGGCCGGTGTCTCGATCACCCGGACCACGTACACGCAGCAGAACGACGGCACGAGGCTCGGCCGCGGCGAACTGAAGCCCGGCGACCTGGTGTTCTTCAACAACCTCGCGCACGTCGGCCTCTACGCGGGCAACGGCCAGGTGCTGCACGCCCCGAAGCCGGGCGCCGTGGTGCGCTACGAGTCCATGGAGTACCTCGGCGACTTCCAGTTCGGCGTCCGCGTCAGCTGA
- a CDS encoding Lrp/AsnC family transcriptional regulator, producing MITAIVLIKTSVDRIPEIAESIAALDSVSEVFSVTGTYDLIAMVRVPRHDDLADVIPGKISKIPGVEATDTHVAFRTYSQHDLEAAFAIGLDS from the coding sequence GTGATCACCGCGATCGTGCTCATCAAGACCAGCGTGGACCGGATTCCGGAGATCGCCGAGTCGATCGCCGCGCTCGACTCGGTCAGCGAGGTCTTCTCCGTGACCGGCACCTACGACCTGATCGCGATGGTCCGCGTGCCGCGCCACGACGACCTCGCGGACGTCATCCCGGGGAAGATCAGCAAGATCCCCGGCGTGGAGGCGACCGACACGCATGTCGCGTTCCGCACGTACTCGCAGCACGACCTTGAGGCGGCGTTCGCGATCGGCCTCGACTCGTAG
- a CDS encoding glycosyltransferase family 4 protein has product MHKTLIVTNDFPPRPGGIQAFLHNMALRLDPEQLVVYASTWKRGREGAEATAAFDAEQPFEVVRDPTTMLLPTPRVTRRAVSLLREHGCTSVWFGAAAPLGLMAPALRRAGAKRLVATTHGHEAGWAQLPASRQLLRRIGESTDTVTYLGEYTRSRIAAALSPAAAGRMVQLPPGVDEKTFHPGSGGDAVRARLGLADRPVVVCVSRLVPRKGQDTLILAMPRILASEPEAVLLVVGGGPYENDLRKLAAETGVAGSVRFTGSVPWEELPAHYGAGDVFAMPCRTRRGGLDVEGLGIVYLEASATGLPVVAGDSGGAPDAVLDGETGWVVRGGAPEEAADRITALLADAELRQRMGGRGRLWVEERWRWDLLAERLRELL; this is encoded by the coding sequence ATGCACAAGACCCTGATCGTCACGAACGACTTCCCGCCCAGGCCCGGTGGCATCCAGGCGTTCCTGCACAACATGGCGCTGCGCCTGGACCCCGAGCAGCTCGTCGTCTACGCCTCCACCTGGAAGCGCGGCCGCGAGGGCGCCGAGGCCACCGCGGCCTTCGACGCCGAGCAGCCCTTCGAGGTCGTACGCGACCCCACGACGATGCTGCTCCCGACCCCGCGCGTCACCCGCCGCGCCGTCTCGCTCCTGCGCGAACACGGCTGTACGTCGGTGTGGTTCGGGGCGGCGGCGCCGCTCGGACTCATGGCGCCCGCGCTGCGGAGGGCGGGGGCGAAGCGGCTCGTGGCCACGACGCACGGGCACGAGGCCGGCTGGGCCCAGCTGCCCGCCTCGCGCCAACTGCTGCGCAGGATCGGCGAGTCGACGGACACCGTCACCTATCTCGGGGAGTACACGCGCTCCCGGATCGCGGCGGCGCTGTCGCCCGCGGCGGCCGGCCGGATGGTCCAACTGCCGCCCGGGGTCGACGAGAAGACGTTCCACCCGGGGTCGGGCGGCGATGCGGTGCGGGCGCGGCTCGGCCTTGCCGACCGCCCTGTCGTCGTGTGCGTCTCGCGGCTGGTGCCGCGCAAGGGCCAGGACACGTTGATCCTCGCCATGCCGAGGATTCTCGCCTCCGAGCCGGAGGCGGTGCTTCTGGTGGTCGGAGGCGGACCCTACGAGAACGACCTCCGCAAGCTGGCCGCCGAGACCGGCGTCGCGGGCTCCGTCCGTTTCACCGGGTCGGTGCCGTGGGAGGAGCTGCCCGCGCACTACGGCGCGGGGGACGTCTTCGCGATGCCGTGCCGGACGCGGCGCGGGGGCCTGGACGTGGAGGGCCTCGGGATCGTCTACCTGGAGGCGTCGGCGACGGGGCTGCCCGTGGTCGCAGGGGACTCCGGGGGCGCGCCGGACGCGGTCCTCGACGGGGAGACGGGCTGGGTCGTGCGGGGCGGCGCCCCGGAGGAGGCGGCGGATCGGATCACCGCGTTGCTCGCGGACGCGGAGTTGCGGCAGCGCATGGGCGGGCGGGGGCGCCTTTGGGTTGAGGAGAGGTGGCGCTGGGACCTCCTGGCGGAGAGGCTCCGGGAGCTGCTTTAG
- the trpD gene encoding anthranilate phosphoribosyltransferase, translated as MSAVTPAGGTTAAGRSWPDVLNGLLDGRDQSADDTAWAMDRIMRGEATDAQIAGFAVALRAKGETVEEISGLVRAMYAHARVIDVPGPSVDIVGTGGDGAKTVNISTMSAIVVAGTGAKVVKHGNRAASSASGASDVLEKLGVNLDLSPQRVVEVAEEAGITFCFAVKFHPALRHVAPARRELGIRTTFNFLGPLTNPAKVRAQATGVADARVAPIVAGVLAERGSSALVFRGDDGLDELTTTATSRVWVVRDGAVREEAFDPRDVGIDLVPVEALRGADASYNAEVALRLLDGERGPVRDAVLLNSAAALVALEPTDAPLVEQIRAGMEKAARGIDSGAAKKALERWVAASNR; from the coding sequence ATGAGCGCTGTGACCCCCGCAGGAGGCACTACCGCGGCGGGCCGTTCCTGGCCCGACGTGCTGAACGGCCTGCTCGACGGGCGCGACCAGAGCGCCGACGACACGGCCTGGGCCATGGACCGCATCATGCGCGGAGAGGCCACCGACGCGCAGATCGCCGGGTTCGCGGTCGCGCTGCGGGCCAAGGGGGAGACCGTCGAGGAGATCTCCGGTCTCGTACGCGCCATGTACGCGCACGCCCGGGTCATCGACGTGCCGGGGCCCAGCGTCGACATCGTCGGCACGGGCGGCGACGGCGCGAAGACCGTCAACATCTCGACCATGTCCGCGATCGTCGTCGCGGGCACGGGCGCGAAGGTCGTCAAGCACGGCAACCGCGCCGCCTCCAGCGCGTCCGGCGCCTCCGACGTACTGGAGAAGCTCGGCGTCAACCTGGACCTCTCGCCGCAGCGGGTCGTCGAGGTGGCCGAGGAAGCGGGCATCACGTTCTGCTTCGCGGTGAAGTTCCATCCGGCGCTGCGCCATGTGGCCCCCGCCCGCAGGGAGCTGGGGATCCGCACGACCTTCAACTTCCTCGGTCCGCTCACCAACCCCGCCAAGGTGCGGGCCCAGGCCACCGGGGTCGCCGACGCGCGCGTCGCGCCGATCGTCGCCGGGGTGCTCGCCGAGCGCGGCTCGTCGGCGCTGGTCTTCCGCGGTGACGACGGGCTCGACGAGCTGACGACGACGGCCACCTCACGGGTGTGGGTCGTGCGGGACGGAGCGGTGCGCGAGGAGGCCTTCGACCCCCGTGACGTCGGCATCGACCTGGTGCCCGTCGAGGCGCTGCGCGGCGCGGACGCCTCGTACAACGCGGAGGTCGCCCTGCGGCTGCTCGACGGCGAGAGGGGGCCGGTGCGGGACGCCGTGCTGCTGAACTCGGCGGCGGCGCTGGTCGCCCTCGAACCGACCGACGCGCCCCTGGTGGAGCAGATCCGCGCCGGCATGGAGAAGGCGGCCAGGGGGATCGACTCCGGGGCCGCGAAGAAGGCCCTGGAACGGTGGGTGGCGGCCAGCAACCGCTGA
- a CDS encoding C40 family peptidase, protein MGSHRRPAEPGLDRSTRVTVLSAAAATAAAALAAVPAGAAPQDKPSDTRATVDRLYEQAEQATEAYNKADERADKLRAQVERARDSIARGQERINQMRGALGALAGAQYREGGIDPTLQLMLSSDPEGYLDKATALDRVSTRQAGQLTDLRQAQRGLAQQRTEAGRKLAELEKSRAVVARHKRLVENKLAQARRLLNSLPSEEREAYDRSSRSGAGRAELPELGGAPSSSRAAAAIAAARSAIGRPYVWGANGPSGFDCSGLMQWSYAQAGVGLPRTSQAQRYAGRQVPLAQAQPGDLVTYRDDASHIGMYMGNGQVVHAPYPGAPVRYDPVGMMPVSSVTRV, encoded by the coding sequence GTGGGGTCCCATCGCCGTCCCGCAGAGCCCGGCCTCGACCGGAGCACGCGCGTCACCGTCCTCTCGGCGGCGGCGGCCACCGCGGCCGCCGCCCTCGCCGCCGTGCCCGCGGGCGCCGCGCCGCAGGACAAGCCGTCCGACACCCGGGCCACGGTGGACCGGCTGTACGAACAGGCCGAGCAGGCGACCGAGGCGTACAACAAGGCCGATGAGCGCGCGGACAAGCTGCGCGCGCAGGTCGAGCGGGCCCGGGACAGCATCGCGCGGGGCCAGGAGCGGATCAACCAGATGCGCGGCGCACTCGGCGCGCTCGCCGGAGCGCAGTACCGCGAGGGCGGCATCGACCCCACCCTCCAGCTGATGCTCTCCTCCGACCCGGAGGGCTACCTCGACAAGGCCACCGCCCTGGACCGGGTCAGCACCCGGCAGGCGGGGCAGCTCACCGACCTGCGGCAGGCCCAGCGCGGCCTCGCGCAGCAGCGCACCGAGGCCGGGCGCAAGCTCGCCGAGCTGGAGAAGAGCCGCGCCGTCGTCGCCCGCCACAAGCGCCTCGTCGAGAACAAGCTGGCCCAGGCGAGACGGCTGCTCAACTCCCTGCCGAGCGAGGAGCGCGAGGCGTACGACAGGTCGTCGCGCTCCGGTGCCGGACGCGCCGAGCTGCCCGAACTCGGCGGTGCCCCGTCCTCCTCGCGGGCCGCCGCCGCCATCGCCGCCGCCAGGTCCGCGATCGGCCGCCCCTACGTGTGGGGCGCCAACGGGCCCTCCGGGTTCGACTGCTCGGGCCTCATGCAGTGGTCGTACGCCCAGGCGGGCGTCGGTCTGCCCCGCACCTCGCAGGCCCAGCGGTACGCCGGGCGGCAGGTGCCCCTGGCCCAGGCGCAGCCCGGCGACCTCGTCACCTACCGCGACGACGCCAGCCACATCGGGATGTACATGGGCAACGGCCAGGTGGTGCACGCCCCCTACCCCGGTGCGCCGGTCCGCTACGACCCCGTCGGCATGATGCCGGTCTCCTCCGTCACACGCGTCTGA
- a CDS encoding aminotransferase class V-fold PLP-dependent enzyme codes for MSVSAVAADSSVCAPLAVLGRDVTVPLVTGGEVTYAALDYAASAPALQRVWDDVAAYAPYYGSVHRGAGYLSQLSTDLFENSRTTVAEFLDCREDDQVVFTRSTTDSLNLLAAALPADCQVFVFETEHHASLLPWRDARVTYLNAPRTPGEAVRTLERALADRDPHGPALVCVTGASNVTGELWPVRELAAAAHAHGARIVLDAAQLAPHHPVSVRELDVDWVAFSGHKLYAPFGSGVLAGRSDWLRAAEPYLAGGGASRKVARRPKEAGGGVDVEWHDTAARHEAGSPNVIGVYSIASACKALTEAGFDELVARERHLIRTVREGLAEVPAVRVLSLFGDDAPRVGVISFVVDGWNSSHFAAALSAEYGIGVRDGLFCAHPLVRTLLGGESDEPGECGAPEAAPGEKSLNAIRVSFGAGTPDEHVERFVRAVKELVADGARWNYRTEDGRCVPDTDAAV; via the coding sequence ATGTCTGTTTCCGCCGTCGCCGCCGATTCGTCCGTCTGCGCCCCGCTGGCCGTCCTCGGCCGGGACGTCACCGTGCCGCTGGTCACCGGCGGCGAGGTGACGTACGCCGCGCTCGACTACGCGGCGAGCGCACCGGCGCTCCAGCGGGTGTGGGACGACGTGGCCGCGTACGCGCCGTACTACGGCAGCGTGCACCGCGGTGCCGGGTACCTCTCGCAGCTGTCGACCGACCTCTTCGAGAACTCCCGTACCACCGTCGCCGAGTTCCTCGACTGCCGCGAGGACGACCAGGTCGTCTTCACCCGCTCCACCACCGACTCGCTGAACCTGCTGGCAGCCGCCCTGCCCGCCGACTGCCAGGTCTTCGTCTTCGAGACCGAGCACCACGCCTCGCTGCTGCCGTGGCGGGACGCCCGCGTCACCTACCTCAACGCGCCGCGCACCCCCGGCGAGGCCGTCCGGACCCTGGAGCGCGCCCTGGCCGACCGCGATCCCCACGGGCCGGCCCTGGTCTGCGTCACCGGCGCCTCCAACGTCACCGGTGAGCTGTGGCCGGTGCGCGAGCTGGCCGCCGCCGCGCACGCCCACGGCGCCCGGATCGTGCTCGACGCCGCGCAGCTCGCCCCCCACCACCCCGTCTCCGTACGGGAGTTGGACGTCGACTGGGTCGCCTTCTCCGGGCACAAGCTGTACGCGCCCTTCGGCTCGGGCGTCCTCGCGGGCCGCTCCGACTGGCTGCGCGCGGCCGAGCCCTACCTCGCGGGCGGCGGTGCCTCGCGGAAGGTGGCGCGACGCCCCAAGGAAGCAGGCGGCGGCGTGGACGTCGAGTGGCACGACACCGCGGCCCGGCACGAGGCCGGTTCGCCGAACGTCATCGGCGTCTACTCCATCGCCTCCGCCTGCAAGGCGCTCACCGAGGCCGGCTTCGACGAGCTGGTGGCCCGCGAGCGGCACCTGATCCGCACGGTGCGCGAGGGGCTCGCCGAGGTGCCCGCCGTCCGGGTGCTCTCGCTGTTCGGCGACGACGCGCCGCGCGTGGGCGTCATCTCCTTCGTCGTGGACGGCTGGAACAGCTCGCACTTCGCGGCGGCGCTCTCCGCCGAGTACGGCATCGGCGTACGCGACGGCCTGTTCTGCGCCCACCCGCTCGTGCGCACCCTGCTCGGCGGCGAGTCCGACGAGCCCGGCGAGTGCGGCGCCCCTGAGGCCGCGCCCGGCGAGAAGTCGCTCAACGCGATCCGCGTGAGCTTCGGCGCGGGCACCCCCGACGAGCACGTCGAGCGTTTCGTACGCGCCGTCAAGGAGCTGGTGGCGGACGGCGCGCGCTGGAACTACCGCACCGAGGACGGGCGTTGCGTGCCGGACACCGACGCCGCCGTCTGA
- a CDS encoding rhomboid family intramembrane serine protease — MIKAWGPKAARLLRGRSAPVTYGLIAVCCLVFVISPVSGFNPAYGTGDRLLAAQQAYFERWGVVPAELFSGVPRAALGPFTALFVHGSWVHLLGNMLFLYVFGAMVEERMGHLPYALFYVSCGYLALLAYAAAHAGSGQTLVGASGAISAVLGAFLYLFPKARVTSLFPFLFFLPLRFPAWVVLPFWVTLQWLAAGQGGKGTGVAYLAHLVGFSLGFLYAWGWSVRRTRVKATAVPAIEGDSQP, encoded by the coding sequence ATGATCAAAGCATGGGGTCCGAAGGCGGCCCGGCTGCTCAGGGGCCGGTCCGCCCCGGTGACGTACGGACTGATCGCCGTCTGCTGTCTGGTCTTCGTGATCTCGCCGGTCTCCGGGTTCAATCCCGCCTACGGCACCGGCGACCGGCTGCTCGCCGCGCAACAGGCCTACTTCGAGCGCTGGGGCGTGGTGCCCGCCGAGCTGTTCAGCGGCGTCCCGCGCGCCGCGCTCGGCCCGTTCACCGCGCTGTTCGTGCACGGCAGCTGGGTGCATCTGCTGGGGAACATGCTGTTCCTGTACGTCTTCGGGGCGATGGTCGAGGAACGGATGGGGCACCTCCCGTACGCGCTCTTCTACGTCAGCTGCGGGTATCTCGCCCTCCTCGCCTACGCCGCGGCGCACGCGGGGTCCGGTCAGACGCTCGTCGGGGCCTCGGGGGCGATCTCCGCCGTCCTCGGCGCCTTCCTCTATCTCTTCCCGAAGGCACGCGTCACCAGCCTCTTCCCGTTCCTCTTCTTCCTGCCGCTGCGCTTTCCCGCATGGGTGGTGCTGCCGTTCTGGGTGACGCTCCAGTGGCTGGCGGCGGGGCAGGGCGGCAAGGGGACGGGGGTGGCGTATCTGGCACACCTGGTGGGCTTCTCGCTCGGGTTCCTCTACGCCTGGGGATGGTCTGTACGGAGGACTAGAGTGAAGGCCACAGCAGTACCGGCCATCGAGGGAGACAGCCAGCCGTGA
- a CDS encoding glycosyltransferase family 87 protein produces MACILTVWVLTRTVLLLCVLHVLTAPGPDVTSDVSVIYQGWYEVLRTGTFPLDDVTWQYPPAAALAVLSPALLPFLDYASAFFVLALLADAAVSGLLLYAGRRPGKSVRGLWVWIVGVPLLGPTVYARYDVLVTAVAVAALLAGARHPRTMGALAGFGALLKVWPVLLLVGVARGRAALRSWAAAAGAALGVTLAFLVAMPGALAFLTFQRDRGTEVESLGALVFHVGRHLGWRGEVRLNYGSVEFLGPGVPLVSTAAQVLSAAACCWLLAWRLRARARSASTLADAAFVAVLLFTATSRVISPQYMLWLVGVAAVCLAFRTSRMELPARLVLAATFVTFLEFPVWFSHVVASDPLGVALLLVRNGLLVAAALLACRNLWRQTVSEPRGRAGRPVPEQLSQAPSADTYASAP; encoded by the coding sequence ATGGCATGCATCCTGACCGTCTGGGTCCTGACCAGGACCGTTCTGCTGCTCTGCGTCCTCCATGTGCTCACCGCCCCGGGACCGGACGTCACCAGCGACGTCTCCGTCATCTACCAGGGCTGGTACGAGGTCCTGCGCACGGGCACCTTCCCGCTCGACGACGTCACCTGGCAGTACCCGCCCGCGGCGGCCCTCGCGGTCCTCTCCCCCGCCCTCCTGCCCTTCCTCGACTACGCCTCCGCCTTCTTCGTCCTCGCCCTCCTCGCCGACGCGGCGGTCTCCGGGCTGCTGCTGTACGCGGGGCGGCGCCCCGGCAAGTCGGTGCGCGGCCTGTGGGTGTGGATCGTGGGCGTGCCCCTGCTCGGCCCGACCGTGTACGCCCGCTACGACGTGCTGGTGACCGCCGTCGCGGTCGCGGCGCTGCTCGCGGGGGCCCGGCATCCGCGCACCATGGGGGCGCTCGCCGGGTTCGGGGCGCTGCTGAAGGTGTGGCCCGTGCTGCTGCTCGTGGGGGTGGCTCGCGGGCGGGCGGCCCTGCGGTCCTGGGCCGCGGCGGCGGGCGCGGCCCTCGGTGTCACGCTGGCGTTCCTCGTGGCGATGCCGGGCGCGCTCGCGTTCCTCACCTTCCAGCGCGACCGCGGCACGGAGGTGGAGTCCCTCGGCGCCCTGGTCTTCCACGTGGGGCGGCACCTCGGCTGGCGGGGTGAGGTGCGGCTCAACTACGGCTCGGTGGAGTTCCTCGGCCCCGGCGTCCCGCTGGTGAGCACGGCGGCGCAGGTGCTGTCCGCGGCGGCCTGCTGCTGGCTCCTGGCGTGGCGGCTGCGCGCGCGGGCCCGGTCGGCGAGCACGCTCGCGGACGCCGCCTTCGTGGCCGTGCTGCTCTTCACCGCGACGAGCAGGGTGATCAGCCCCCAGTACATGCTGTGGCTGGTCGGTGTCGCCGCCGTCTGCCTGGCGTTCCGCACGAGCCGCATGGAGCTGCCGGCCCGCCTGGTCCTCGCGGCCACGTTCGTGACGTTCCTGGAGTTCCCCGTGTGGTTCTCGCACGTGGTGGCCAGCGACCCGCTGGGCGTGGCGCTACTGCTCGTACGCAATGGCCTGCTGGTCGCGGCGGCCCTGCTGGCCTGCCGGAACCTGTGGCGGCAGACCGTGTCCGAGCCGCGCGGCCGGGCGGGGCGGCCGGTGCCCGAGCAGCTCAGCCAAGCTCCGAGCGCAGATACGTACGCCAGCGCGCCGTGA
- a CDS encoding NYN domain-containing protein, giving the protein MVESAGGEPDDGTAEVLDRPLPDGVRRRVVQIVSDGFGGLTLAELPAQLRQYARFTPTRRAKFAGNAMAAALEGDTLFRQRIGERLREAQPELAGALAAGSPPPAADPLDVAAAAYVLRPPGWVKLVTAAGEEAQRADAERADEETRAELDRLREELAAARGQTKAETERLRAELESARREAESMHRKLRGALSDVKRGEAALRKATAETEAVRAEGQAQLSAAESEARRLKARLGETEAALEASRRAAREGRSVEDMRLRLLLDTVLESAQGLRRELALPPVSVRPAETVDAVEPGRMSPKDIAARALSENDPAILDQLLALPQAHLVVDGYNVTKTGYPTMPLEKQRLRLLGSLSQLALQSGAEVTCVFDGAELAAPVLLAPPRGVRVLFSKPGVTADELIRQLVRAEPPGRPVVVVSTDREVADGIAKAGARPVASAVLLKRLSRG; this is encoded by the coding sequence ATGGTGGAGAGCGCAGGCGGGGAGCCGGACGACGGCACCGCTGAGGTGCTCGACCGTCCGCTGCCCGACGGGGTGCGCCGAAGGGTCGTACAGATCGTCTCGGACGGCTTCGGCGGGCTGACCCTGGCCGAATTGCCCGCCCAGCTGCGGCAGTACGCCCGCTTCACGCCCACCCGGCGCGCGAAGTTCGCGGGCAACGCCATGGCGGCGGCGCTGGAGGGCGACACCCTCTTCCGCCAGCGCATCGGCGAACGCCTCAGGGAGGCGCAGCCCGAGCTGGCCGGCGCCCTGGCCGCCGGCTCCCCGCCCCCGGCCGCCGACCCCCTGGACGTGGCCGCCGCGGCCTATGTGCTGCGCCCCCCCGGTTGGGTGAAGCTCGTAACCGCCGCCGGCGAGGAGGCTCAGCGCGCCGACGCCGAGCGCGCCGACGAGGAGACCAGGGCCGAGCTGGACCGGCTGCGCGAGGAGCTGGCCGCCGCGCGCGGGCAGACCAAGGCGGAGACCGAGCGGCTGCGCGCGGAGCTGGAATCGGCGCGCAGGGAAGCCGAATCGATGCACCGCAAGCTGCGCGGGGCGCTCAGCGACGTCAAGCGCGGGGAGGCGGCACTGCGCAAGGCCACCGCCGAGACCGAGGCGGTCCGCGCCGAGGGGCAGGCCCAGCTCTCCGCCGCTGAGAGCGAGGCGCGCCGGCTCAAGGCGCGGCTCGGCGAGACCGAGGCCGCTCTGGAGGCCAGCCGCAGGGCGGCGCGCGAGGGACGCAGCGTCGAGGACATGCGGCTGCGACTGCTGCTCGACACGGTCCTGGAGTCGGCCCAGGGGCTGCGGCGCGAACTGGCCCTGCCGCCCGTTTCGGTACGGCCCGCGGAGACCGTCGACGCCGTCGAGCCCGGCCGGATGTCGCCCAAGGACATCGCCGCCCGCGCGCTCTCCGAGAACGACCCGGCGATCCTGGACCAGTTGCTGGCCCTGCCGCAGGCCCATCTCGTCGTCGACGGCTACAACGTCACCAAGACCGGCTATCCGACCATGCCCCTGGAGAAGCAGCGGCTGCGGCTGCTCGGCTCGCTCTCGCAGCTCGCCCTCCAGTCGGGGGCCGAGGTCACCTGCGTCTTCGACGGGGCGGAGCTGGCCGCTCCGGTGCTGCTCGCGCCGCCGCGCGGGGTGCGGGTGCTCTTCTCCAAGCCGGGTGTGACCGCCGATGAGCTGATCCGTCAGCTGGTGCGCGCGGAGCCGCCGGGCAGGCCCGTGGTCGTCGTCTCGACCGACCGCGAGGTGGCTGACGGGATCGCCAAGGCGGGGGCGCGGCCGGTGGCTTCGGCGGTGCTTCTGAAGCGGCTCTCGCGGGGCTGA